In Alcaligenes faecalis, the sequence GAAAAACCCAAGTGAGAATAGCATACATTCTCAACTATATGGCGACTTTCACAGTGCCCTTTATGCCACAACTATTGCCTTTTCAAGGACCTATATGCCAATAGCCAAGCACCTTATATTCAGACTGCTATAATCCGGCCCGGCAACTAGTGATCCTTTTGCCACTACCTTTTTTGCAAGAAGAATCCTTCATGAATAACACCGTGCCAAGTTTTGGTCGGCGTCAATTTCTCAAAATTCTTGGTGCTGGGGCAGCTGCGCTGTCAGCTACCGCGATGGGACTTTCGACAGCCGCCGCCCAGGTTTCTGCCGCCGTCCGCCCGTACAAACTCCTTCGATCCAAAGAGACACGCAACAACTGTACTTACTGTTCAGTGGGCTGCGGCATTCTGATGTATTCGATGGGGGACGGGGCAAAAAACGCCAAGCCGCGCATCTTCCACATTGAAGGCGACCCGGATCACCCGGTCAGCCGTGGCTCGCTTTGCCCGAAAGGCGCAGGCCTGCTGGACATGATTCATTCCAAAAACCGGCTGCTGCACCCCGAATACCGCGCGCCAGGCTCCAAAGAATGGGTCAAGATCAGCTGGAGCGAGGCCACCAAGCGCATCGCCCGTTTGCTGAAAGACGACCGCGACGCCAACTTCATTGCCAAGAACGAGAAAGGCCAGGTTGTGAACCGCTGGCTATCTTCGGGCTTTCTGGCTTCCTCGGCCGCATCCAACGAAACCGGCCTGCTGGACTTCAAATTTACCCGTGCCCTGGGGATGCTGGGCATCGACTGTCAGGCGCGGCTCTGTCACGCCCCGACCGTGTCGGCCCTGGCCCCCAGCTTTGGGCGCGGTGCCATGACCAACCACTGGGTGGACATCAAGAACGCCAACGTGGTGATTGTGATGGGCGGCAACCCTGCCGAAGCCCACCCGGTCGGTTTCAAATGGGTGATCGAGGCCAAGATCAAGAACAAGGCCAAGGTCATTGTGGTGGACCCGCGCTTTAACCGCACGGCGGCCGTGGCGGACATCTTCTCGCCCATCCGCGCTGGCTCGGACACCGCCTTTTTGATGGGCATGGTGCGCTGGCTGCTGGAGAACGACAAGATTCAGCACGAGTACGTGCGCTCCTACACCAACGCCTCCCTGATCGTGCGCGACGACTTCACCTTTGACGAAGGGGTGTTCTCGGGCTTTAACCCGCAAACCAAGGTGTACGACAAGTCCTCCTGGACCTATGCAGTGGACGAGAACGGCGAAGTGATGCGCGACATGAGCATGACGCATCCACGCTCCGTGCTGCAGCTGTTGAAAACCCACGTGGACCGCTACACGCCCGAAGTCGTGGAGAACATTACCGGCGTCAAACAGGCCGATTTCCTGCAGATTGCCGAAATCATTGGTTCCTGTTCGGCCAAGAACAAAACCCTGACCTGGCTGTATGCGCTGGGCTGGACGCACCACACGGGTGGCGCACAGATTATTCGTGGCGCCGCCATGATTCAGCTTTTGCTGGGCAATATCGGCATGGCCGGTGGCGGCGTGAACGCCTTGCGCGGTCACTCCAATATCCAGGGCTATACCGACCTGGGCCTGCTGTCCTTGCGTGTGCCAGGTTATATGAACCTGCCCTCGGACAATCAGCAGACACTGGCGCAGTACCTGGAAGAAACCACGCCCAAGGATGTGTTGCCCGGTCAGGTGAACTACTGGAAAAACACACCCAAGTTCTTCATCTCCCTGCTAAAGAACCTGTACGGCAAGCACGCCACGCAAGCCAACGATTTTGCCTTTGACCTGCTGCCCAAATGGGATCGCAGCTACGACATGCTGGCCTACTTCGACATGATGTATGAAGGCAAAGTCAACGGTTACTTCGCCCAAGGCTTTAACCCGCTGGCCGCGATGCCGGACAAGAACAAGACGTCCAAGGCCCTGTCCAAGCTGAAGTTCCTGGTTATTGTGGACCCGCTGGTCACCGAGACCTCGAACTTCTGGCGCAATGAAGGCCAGTTCAACGACATCAAGACTGAAGAAGTGATGACAGAGGTGTTCCGCCTGCCATCGAACTGTTTTGCTGAAGAGGACGGTTCCATCGTGAACTCGGGCCGCTGGTTGCAATGGCACTATGCCGGTCAGCAACCTCCGGGGCTGGCCCGTCATGACCCCAATATTCTGGGCGAAATCATGATGGAACTGCGTCGCCTGTACGAAGAAGAAGGCGGTGCCTGTCCCGAGCAAATCCTGAGCATGACCTGGGACGCCGACACCTATCACGACCCGCATTTCCCGCATCCGGAAGAAGTGGCCAAAGAGGCCAATGGCTATGCGCTGGCTGACGTTTTCGACGAGAACGGCAAGCAGATTCTGCGCAAGGGCCAATTGCTGGACAGCTTCGCGCAATTGCGCGACGACGGCACCACCCAAAGCTATTGCTGGGTGTTTGCCGGTTCCTGGACAGAGAAAGGCAACCAGATGGCCAATCGGGACAATACTGACACGGGCCTGGGCAACACTCCCGGCTGGGCATGGGCCTGGCCTGCCAACCGGCGCATTCTGTACAACCGTGCGTCCATGGATGAAATGGGTAAGCCATGGGATGAACATCGCCAGATTCTGCATTGGGACGGCAAGCAATGGACCGGGGCGGATATTCCGGATTTCCCGGCCAACCTGCCTCCAGGCAGCCCGGCTGCGCCTTTCATCATGCTGCCCGAAGGTCTGGGTCGCCTGTTCTCGGAAAAAGGCATTAATGACGGCCCCTTCCCGGAACACTACGAGCCGGTGGAAAGCCCGATTGCGAAGAACCCGCTGCACGAAAAAGTGACGCATAACCCGACAGCCCGGATTCTTTCCAACGATGCCGAGCGCATGGGGAATCGTCACGACTATCCCTATGTGGCCACCACCTACTCCATTACCGAGCTGTTCCGCCACTGGACCAAGCATTCCTATCTGAATGCCATGTTGCAGCCTGAACAGTTTGTGGAAATTGGCGAGCAACTGGCCGCTGAAAAAGACATCCGTCACGGCGACACCGTCAAAGTCACGACCAAGCGCGGCTACATCACCGCCAAGGCCGTGGTGACCAAGCGCATGCGCACCCTGACCGTTGCCGGTCAGGAAGTGCAGCAAATTGGTATCCCCTGCCACTGGGGTTTTGAAGGTGAAACCCGCAAGGGCTTCCTGGCCAATACGCTATCCCCCGGCGTAGGTGATGCCAATACGCAAACACCGGAGTTCAAAGCCTTTCTGGTCAATGTCGAGAAAATGAAGGGAGCCACGGCATGAATTCGCAAAACATAGTGCGCCGTTCGGCCACCAACTCGGTCACGCCTGCCCCGCAGGTGCGTGACCACCAGATGGAAGTCGCCAAGCTGATTGACGTGTCCATCTGCATCGGCTGCAAGGCTTGCCAGGTTGCCTGCAATGAGTGGAACGACTTGCGTGGTCAGGTTGAGGAAAACGTCGGCGTGTACGACAACCCCAGCGACCTGAGCCCCGACAGCTGGACCCTGATGCGCTTTA encodes:
- the fdnG gene encoding formate dehydrogenase-N subunit alpha, with translation MNNTVPSFGRRQFLKILGAGAAALSATAMGLSTAAAQVSAAVRPYKLLRSKETRNNCTYCSVGCGILMYSMGDGAKNAKPRIFHIEGDPDHPVSRGSLCPKGAGLLDMIHSKNRLLHPEYRAPGSKEWVKISWSEATKRIARLLKDDRDANFIAKNEKGQVVNRWLSSGFLASSAASNETGLLDFKFTRALGMLGIDCQARLCHAPTVSALAPSFGRGAMTNHWVDIKNANVVIVMGGNPAEAHPVGFKWVIEAKIKNKAKVIVVDPRFNRTAAVADIFSPIRAGSDTAFLMGMVRWLLENDKIQHEYVRSYTNASLIVRDDFTFDEGVFSGFNPQTKVYDKSSWTYAVDENGEVMRDMSMTHPRSVLQLLKTHVDRYTPEVVENITGVKQADFLQIAEIIGSCSAKNKTLTWLYALGWTHHTGGAQIIRGAAMIQLLLGNIGMAGGGVNALRGHSNIQGYTDLGLLSLRVPGYMNLPSDNQQTLAQYLEETTPKDVLPGQVNYWKNTPKFFISLLKNLYGKHATQANDFAFDLLPKWDRSYDMLAYFDMMYEGKVNGYFAQGFNPLAAMPDKNKTSKALSKLKFLVIVDPLVTETSNFWRNEGQFNDIKTEEVMTEVFRLPSNCFAEEDGSIVNSGRWLQWHYAGQQPPGLARHDPNILGEIMMELRRLYEEEGGACPEQILSMTWDADTYHDPHFPHPEEVAKEANGYALADVFDENGKQILRKGQLLDSFAQLRDDGTTQSYCWVFAGSWTEKGNQMANRDNTDTGLGNTPGWAWAWPANRRILYNRASMDEMGKPWDEHRQILHWDGKQWTGADIPDFPANLPPGSPAAPFIMLPEGLGRLFSEKGINDGPFPEHYEPVESPIAKNPLHEKVTHNPTARILSNDAERMGNRHDYPYVATTYSITELFRHWTKHSYLNAMLQPEQFVEIGEQLAAEKDIRHGDTVKVTTKRGYITAKAVVTKRMRTLTVAGQEVQQIGIPCHWGFEGETRKGFLANTLSPGVGDANTQTPEFKAFLVNVEKMKGATA